One Pseudomonas muyukensis DNA segment encodes these proteins:
- a CDS encoding isocitrate lyase/PEP mutase family protein, with protein sequence MAALDTVFHDLHQQGLLILANVADAGGARLVERLGSKAVATSSAAMAWSHGYQDGNKLTLQLLGSTIGSMTRVLGVPLTVDIEGGYSDDPEQVAKVVEAVIAAGAVGINIEDGVAAPELLVHKIDAARRVADQHGVNLFVNVRCDVYLKNLVPAEQRLEELLKRAARYANAGANGLFAAGVVEPHEIAAVCRESSLPVNLLWRTGLPAPDELQRLGVRRLSAGSSIAEFLYGAMDGLARSFLESGQLDTRTLKAHTYGELNALMAPKTTDLARTQGR encoded by the coding sequence ATGGCAGCACTGGATACCGTTTTTCATGACCTCCACCAACAAGGGTTGCTGATCTTGGCCAACGTGGCTGACGCTGGCGGCGCGCGCCTCGTCGAACGCCTGGGCAGCAAGGCAGTAGCCACCAGCAGCGCGGCGATGGCCTGGTCCCACGGCTACCAGGACGGCAACAAGCTTACGCTGCAGTTGCTCGGTTCCACCATCGGCTCGATGACGCGGGTACTCGGCGTACCACTGACGGTGGATATCGAAGGGGGTTACTCGGACGATCCCGAACAGGTCGCCAAAGTCGTCGAGGCCGTCATCGCTGCGGGCGCGGTTGGAATCAATATCGAAGACGGTGTGGCCGCCCCCGAGCTACTCGTACACAAGATCGACGCCGCCAGGAGGGTTGCCGACCAGCACGGGGTCAACCTGTTCGTGAATGTGCGCTGCGACGTCTACCTGAAAAACCTGGTGCCCGCCGAGCAACGCCTGGAAGAGCTCCTCAAGCGCGCCGCACGGTATGCCAACGCGGGCGCGAACGGATTGTTCGCCGCAGGCGTCGTTGAACCTCATGAGATCGCCGCGGTGTGCCGGGAATCAAGTTTGCCGGTCAACCTGCTCTGGCGCACAGGCCTGCCTGCCCCTGACGAGCTGCAACGCCTTGGCGTCAGGCGTCTGAGTGCCGGCTCGAGCATCGCCGAGTTCTTGTATGGCGCCATGGACGGATTGGCCCGCAGCTTCCTGGAGAGTGGGCAACTCGACACCCGTACGTTGAAGGCCCATACCTACGGGGAGCTGAACGCGTTGATGGCCCCCAAAACAACTGACCTTGCGCGTACACAAGGTCGATAG
- a CDS encoding DUF262 domain-containing protein codes for MMNAQVQSHVQSAATLCAQDISLAIPCYQRPYVWPADAVEELLEQIIQASEQDTDGQSVQAHYFLGTVLSSVVPSNANPAASMTYELIDGQQRMTTLMILALAFCALETGSPLRSLVVLGNVPRLTFNIRDEVQARLSAWAGLTEEKSLDKEDAANPYLVHLSAARKVASDRLKLLRATGGEQALERVGYYLFNQVTWVNNVMPAGMDLNKLFATLNTSGVQLEQTDILKARLMSRINHHRTTYEGIWQACEDMGNYFERNLRDVFADVRWNLVGINDLLSHSFDIFSLNRPAAGYTRGRSIDEISSMRTQAEQADKTEDKDDARYQSIVSFGLLLMHAYRIYRHAQGYKDIGCRVNDGNLNACFSRFVETASAAQAKAFMECLWSVRFQFDRWVVKWVRLGEDDERTLRLSSLSPRRRAIAEWRTHLETSDLSQLQSVRYLTGERSAQYWLTPFLGKLIETPGMGEQQVLKLLESIDNQLSLTEMTQKEASYQLLSSDTAEPLPIKDKIAYLKEHHGTSFEHYWFQKLEYILWRERRSFNWLHSERLHAYRITSKNSIEHVHPQNEEFGSTLDDYLLHGFGNLVLLSPGENSSYSNLAVIKKQAAFRAKPKYDSLKLAHMFHVLGNGDDWGHTQIKDHVNAMLVLMEAHYRG; via the coding sequence ATGATGAACGCCCAGGTCCAGTCCCATGTCCAGTCCGCTGCCACGCTGTGCGCGCAGGACATTTCGTTGGCCATTCCCTGTTACCAGCGCCCCTACGTCTGGCCCGCCGATGCCGTGGAGGAATTGCTCGAGCAGATCATCCAAGCCAGCGAGCAGGACACGGACGGCCAGTCGGTGCAGGCACATTACTTCCTCGGGACGGTGCTAAGCAGCGTTGTGCCATCCAACGCCAATCCTGCCGCAAGCATGACTTACGAGCTCATCGATGGTCAGCAGCGAATGACCACCCTGATGATCCTGGCGCTTGCCTTCTGCGCGTTGGAAACAGGCTCTCCGCTACGATCGCTGGTGGTGTTGGGCAATGTTCCGCGCCTCACCTTCAATATCCGCGACGAAGTCCAGGCCCGGTTGAGTGCCTGGGCGGGTTTGACCGAGGAAAAGTCGCTGGACAAGGAGGATGCTGCCAATCCTTATCTGGTGCATCTGAGCGCCGCGCGCAAGGTTGCCAGTGATCGCCTCAAACTGTTGCGCGCCACGGGAGGTGAGCAGGCCTTGGAACGTGTTGGCTACTATCTGTTCAACCAAGTCACGTGGGTCAACAACGTCATGCCGGCCGGCATGGACCTGAACAAGTTGTTCGCCACGCTAAACACCAGCGGCGTTCAGCTTGAGCAGACGGATATCCTCAAGGCCCGCTTGATGTCGCGGATCAACCATCACCGTACTACGTATGAAGGGATCTGGCAGGCCTGCGAGGACATGGGTAACTACTTCGAAAGGAACCTGCGTGATGTCTTCGCCGATGTCCGCTGGAACCTGGTGGGCATCAATGACCTGCTGAGCCATTCCTTCGATATCTTCTCCCTGAATCGTCCTGCAGCCGGTTACACCAGAGGCCGGTCTATCGACGAAATCTCGTCGATGAGAACCCAGGCTGAGCAGGCGGACAAAACCGAGGACAAGGATGACGCCCGCTATCAATCAATCGTCAGTTTTGGTCTGTTGTTGATGCACGCCTACCGGATTTACCGCCACGCCCAGGGGTATAAAGACATCGGTTGCCGTGTAAACGACGGTAATCTCAACGCCTGCTTCTCGCGCTTTGTTGAAACTGCCAGCGCAGCGCAAGCCAAGGCATTCATGGAGTGTCTGTGGAGCGTGCGCTTCCAGTTCGACCGTTGGGTAGTCAAGTGGGTGCGTCTGGGCGAGGACGATGAGCGGACCTTGCGCCTGAGCTCACTCAGCCCACGCAGGCGCGCCATTGCGGAATGGCGCACGCATCTCGAGACGTCCGACTTGAGTCAGTTGCAAAGCGTGCGCTACCTCACCGGCGAGCGCAGCGCTCAGTATTGGTTGACCCCGTTCTTGGGCAAGCTGATCGAAACGCCCGGCATGGGCGAACAGCAGGTATTGAAGCTGCTGGAAAGCATCGATAACCAGCTTTCTCTTACGGAGATGACTCAGAAGGAGGCGAGTTATCAACTACTTTCCAGCGACACTGCCGAACCCTTGCCAATCAAGGACAAGATCGCCTATCTGAAGGAGCACCACGGCACGAGCTTCGAGCACTACTGGTTCCAGAAGCTGGAATACATTCTTTGGCGGGAACGGCGCTCGTTCAATTGGTTGCACTCGGAACGGCTGCACGCGTACCGGATCACATCGAAGAACTCGATCGAGCATGTGCACCCTCAGAACGAAGAGTTCGGCAGTACACTGGACGACTACCTACTGCACGGCTTTGGCAACCTGGTACTGCTCAGCCCGGGAGAGAACTCGTCGTACAGCAACCTGGCGGTGATCAAGAAGCAGGCGGCTTTCCGTGCCAAACCAAAGTACGACTCCTTGAAGCTGGCGCATATGTTCCATGTACTGGGCAATGGGGACGACTGGGGGCACACTCAGATCAAGGACCATGTTAATGCGATGCTGGTGCTTATGGAAGCGCACTACCGCGGCTGA
- a CDS encoding DUF262 domain-containing protein, which yields MNQAVSERPLAPQLPLDVEGIAVASTSLDNVFNGKRIPSSDGGVIFGRLHLPEYQRPYRWSEEQLERLLDDLRSFFSSDAPAHDFYLGSIILHQEGGDGRQRGLLNIIDGQQRITSLALLHYLQHGEKGAPELKFNAPESHRRIQLNLRWLEQQRLPRIDFSRINVTLVVTRREDDAYRFFETQNTSGVRLGGADIVKAFHLRSVAVAVQDDFARTWESLGDLKPLVAAFMKSRHWQSLRWRNVASDRDPLQERKQIVTELAERTLPDTGDIAYRSLQVHRDAWGKETQIVQPGYAMRQPLGTGVNTMRVVTYFQGLHKTLLEVDKAAKKSTFSYYYKRLVHDACGSVFLSRAFDCALLMYASQFGTFRLLEASLWMFRMIFSYRLIKDVSVREDGVQAHLRDNSLLDWIASAHTHEELLIYLRAYTYTVSAEQLDKNSIKKRFVESVDSTLNLHLPWPDPQRLADDYDAELRSAIERISCDDLACQGGK from the coding sequence ATGAATCAAGCCGTGAGTGAGCGGCCGCTTGCCCCCCAATTGCCATTGGACGTGGAGGGCATCGCTGTCGCCTCCACGAGCCTCGACAATGTGTTCAACGGCAAGCGCATTCCCTCCAGCGACGGTGGGGTCATCTTCGGCCGGCTGCATCTGCCGGAATATCAGCGGCCCTACCGCTGGAGCGAGGAGCAATTGGAACGGCTGCTCGACGATTTGCGCAGCTTTTTTAGCAGCGATGCGCCTGCGCATGATTTCTACCTGGGCAGCATCATTTTGCACCAGGAAGGCGGCGACGGGCGGCAGCGCGGTCTGCTCAATATCATTGACGGACAGCAACGAATCACCAGCCTTGCCTTGTTGCATTACCTTCAGCACGGCGAGAAGGGCGCGCCCGAGTTGAAGTTCAACGCGCCGGAGAGCCATCGACGCATCCAGCTGAATCTCCGCTGGCTAGAGCAGCAACGCCTACCACGGATCGACTTCTCCCGTATCAACGTGACCCTGGTCGTCACTCGACGTGAAGACGACGCCTACCGTTTCTTCGAAACCCAGAACACCTCGGGCGTGCGCCTGGGCGGTGCCGACATCGTCAAAGCCTTCCACCTGCGCAGCGTTGCTGTCGCAGTGCAAGACGATTTCGCCCGGACCTGGGAGTCGCTCGGCGACCTCAAACCGCTGGTCGCGGCCTTCATGAAGTCTCGGCACTGGCAAAGTTTGCGCTGGCGCAACGTCGCCAGCGATCGCGATCCGCTACAGGAACGCAAGCAGATCGTCACTGAGCTTGCCGAACGCACGCTCCCCGACACCGGCGACATCGCTTATCGGTCTCTGCAAGTTCACCGCGATGCCTGGGGCAAGGAAACACAGATTGTCCAGCCGGGTTATGCCATGCGCCAGCCGCTGGGCACCGGGGTCAATACCATGCGGGTTGTGACCTATTTCCAAGGCTTGCACAAGACTTTGCTCGAAGTCGACAAGGCGGCCAAGAAATCCACGTTCTCCTATTACTACAAGCGCTTGGTACATGACGCGTGCGGCAGTGTGTTTCTCAGCCGCGCTTTTGATTGTGCGTTGCTGATGTACGCCAGCCAGTTTGGCACTTTCCGTTTGCTTGAGGCTAGCTTGTGGATGTTCCGGATGATCTTCTCCTATCGCCTGATCAAGGACGTCAGCGTCCGGGAAGATGGCGTGCAGGCGCATCTCAGGGACAACTCTTTGCTGGACTGGATCGCAAGTGCCCACACTCACGAAGAGCTGTTGATTTACTTACGTGCCTACACCTATACGGTCAGTGCTGAGCAACTGGACAAGAACAGCATCAAGAAGCGCTTCGTGGAGTCGGTAGACTCGACGCTCAACCTGCATCTGCCTTGGCCTGACCCGCAGCGGCTGGCCGATGACTATGACGCGGAGTTACGCAGTGCCATCGAACGCATCAGTTGCGATGACCTCGCCTGCCAAGGAGGTAAATGA